gatcgcatagcttaaaccaagacaaggatgtcatattagaaaaaggaaatatcactttattgaaggtgataggttcctggaaatattacttctcatggagttatggaagttgcaagtattttggaatatttcctaataggtttatggaaaggggcgaatgccctaatccaactaggttaatgtaataaactcctACTATATAAGAGGAGCTCGTGTGCACTCTTCTCTCGAACCTTGGCAAGGTCCGAAAGGTCCAGATGTGACCAAGCAAGCTGACTTGTGgcttgtgagagagagagaaagaggtgCTATGTCTTTGTACTTGAGATTATAGTGAATTGCCTCATTGCCAGGCCCCAGGGACGTAACCACGTTTAGGTGAACCATGGGATATCAAATTCTTGTGTCTATCTTCTATAATTCCGTGTTCTTCTTTTGTTCTCCatagatctacaaactcatacttTCTAACGTACTACGACAACTGCATCAGAGAGTGCTTCAGCGAGTTTGTGTGGTAAGTTTTTCCAACACTTTCAAAAAAGTAAGATTTATAtcactaattttttatatattcatgtatTGTGTGTgttaaaccaaataaaatataaattcaaaataattgtgattatagaattttattattattttagttgaaAAGGCTCGagtttcaaataatataaagtatttttttggtttgtaaGTTAGATtcaaataaaagtatataataaatttattgtgattgttttattcttatttaagcttacaagtttttttttgaaaactttctcTCATTGAAATCATTTTTAACTATGcatgtttttcaaatttgaagaatatatattagaatttGTAGCAGACTTCTTGAATGGCTTTTCGAAGGCTTTTCAAGCAGACTTCTTGGGAAACTTCACACAAATTAAGAGCACATAAAAAATTGAGAAAGAACCTTAGATTTTAAGTGAAATTTGACCACAAATTGGAAGTCTCgttgaaaattttagttttctctTAGGATTAGGAGACTCTTGTTTTGATAGTTTATATAGTAATGTAAATAATCTACCCACTTTATTTCCagtctattaaaaaatatttatctaatgCTTAATTCTTTCATTCAAATCgttgtaataaaaaattattgttttctGTGTAAATAGTTTGTTAAGATTATGATTGTGCAACCTAAAGGGAGACTTATAATAATACAATAGTTGACACAATTTAACCTAACAAATATAACAATAGGTTTATAAGAGCATGCCcattaaaagttttaaactaaAGTTCACAcgaatcacaaaaaaaaatattaaaataagttaACTTTGTTGAATCTTTCTCTTGCAAGTTCTTCCCAATAATTCTGTATCATCACTATTTCGCGGGTCCCACAACATGTGGCGGTCCGCAGTTAGTTCgattactaattttaaaaaataaaataaaaaaatcaaacagtaaaaaaatataataatttttgtttttgaacttTCGCATATAGAATTTActgatggagatgctctaacaaTAATATAAGTTtcaaagcaaacaaaaacataaaataaattcataaCACGATAATATAAGTTCCAAAgcataaaaaacataataataatgcATACCAATAGATATAGATAAATAGTAGACTTTGGTTATTTGCATTATCAACCACAAAATTCCAAAAGTTACTTTTTACCAACTATTCTTGGTAGAATACACGTGACTAAAGTATCATAtgcaaaaatatacaataaaacaaattatcaaaaatagaacatcatatttaaattaaattaaaatacattaGCAAACATAGAACATCATCTATAGAAGTCTTTTCGAAGGAAGTCTTGTTTCGTAAATAATATTGgcttatatttgttttgaagactTCTACAGATTTTttctctaataaatatattagttttataattgaCTGAAATTTTGCAATAGTCTGAAATTTTTTATAGAAGTCTTCTAGCATGAAATCTCTAAAGTGTCGCAAAAAAATCTATGTAAATTACTTTTGAAATTTATGTGCATTTAGAGTTTGAAATTGATTGTTAATGATTGTTAGTGAAATAATGATAATTGATGATATTGTAAATAgttgatgaaaataaaaatgattgagtaaaataattatttctaaaacAATAGTgatatttttgtgaataactTGAACTTCTCTATTCTCTATGAATAAAGTaaaggaaaatttcaaaaaaaagagttaattTTGCTCAAGTTTTAGTtggtttttacaaaaaaaatgtcatttaaTTTATAAAGGCATGGCGTTAGCCATGAAATAATACATACGGCATAAAAATGGGTACAATAATGAAATGCATAGCCAAAAAAAATGAAGTTTCTGAAATCAAATGGATTAGAGATTTCAATGTTTCATGAAAATATAGAGAAACTAAGCACTTAAGCATACCATAGCTTCTCACTAACGATTTTTATCTCTTTTACCATTGTGTTTATCAAATTTAATCTCTGACTAGGAAATATAAATGTTGCAAAGCGAAAGAGACAAGGGAAAGAAGGATAACAGATTATGTAGCTTGCGATACAAGTCAAACATATACAGACACACTGAAAcagaaattgaaaaaaaaagaatcagccAAAGAAGCTAGGATCATAGCCATTGCTAGAGGTGGCCAAGACGTAGTAAGCAACGATGTGACCAATAGAACCCCAAGCAAGAACATCCACGATGTTGAATCCAACTGGATCGTTCGACTTCAAGAGGCTAACGTACTCCTTGGCACGATCATCTCCGGCTTCGAAGTGGGTTTTACCGTTCTGCTCCGGCACCTGTTTGGCCACGTTCTCCCTCTGGAAGTTGAAGAAGACGAACCGGCCTAGGAAGAGGGAGAGACCGGTGCTGAGGCTTATGACCACGGATGGGCTGAGCTCGGCTTTCACGACGGCGGATGAGGAAGATCTTCTCCCGGAGGTGGTGGATAGCTTGGGTAAGGCGGAGGAGGAGCCACCGAGGCGGAGAGGACGGAGGCCGTGGAATGAGATGGAGTTTGGGTTTTGGTGGGAGAATGCGGCGGTGGTTGCGGGAGTGAGCAAAGCAGATGCGCTTGTCGCCatgttatcttcttcttcttcttcttcttcttctttggagaGAATGAGTGGTTTTGGATTTATGATCTTAAGCTTTGGAGGAGAGACAGATACAAGATTTTTTTGTCGTGAGGATATCATCAATTTCGGGTTTATGATGTGGCATTCTCTCGTTGGTTCTTTCTGGATTATGAGATTTCCGACCAATAATTTTTGTTACAGCTCCTCCTTGTTTAGATTATCTTTCATAAATCTTCGCTATGTTTCTTTTGTTACAGTTTTATCCCCAAGGACATTGTGAAAGTTAGCATAGGGGGTCTTTTGATTTTCGGGTTAGTGAATTTCAGTCTCTTTCGAATAGTATAATAGTTCAATTTGGATTCAATTCGAGTATAGTCagatatggtttgggtttagtaatatttctaaaaatgaattaaacccAGATTTCGGATTTAAATCGAGTTTTCGattccaaaatattattttataattaattaaatccaaaaatcaaataaactaaGCATGTGAGTTAATTATTCATGtaagtattaaaaattagactattttggatatttattcaaaattaagtttagtttggttttctaaaatttttaaaaatttaagttttttcgCATATCTATTCGAATTTGATACGATTCGAGTTTGGATAAAATTTATAACCTGAAATaccataaaataaatctcatataGTATTTATGCAAAtttgattcggttcaaattcatttttatcCGATTATTTGGTTTAGATTCGGCTTGTTTAGCCATCCCTAACAGTAACACAAAATCATGTATTTGCATTAAACCCCTCATGGTTTATACGTTTTTGCGTAATCGCCtgacattttctataatttggTTTATTCCGCATATACATACAGTACTTcgaaacaaaatatcaatatttagTTTAAAGCCCTCATAGTTTAGACGGCTCTCCTTAGAAGACCATGCTTTATTTACGTTCGATTTAGTCCACATACAGTTTACAATCCGTCGAAATACAACAGGATCAAACCAACAGTCTCTTGCTGGTCTGGCCAGAGTAACAAGTTTATGCAAACTCAAGCTGAACTTCAACACATATGAACCGCAACactcataaaaagaaaaatataactaaCTAAATCGTCTCTCCGTGCCAACATACAGTCCTATTACTTGTACAACACATCACTTACACCACTAGATATTCTGTttcttatttttactttttacaggAAGGTGAAGCACGCACGTGGATAACCTCTTTTATTCTTCTGATAGCTCGAATCATTTATAGATACGAATCAAGGTAGGAGTAGTTGTGGTGCCGACCATACTCAAGGAGACTGCCGTAAGTGCGGTCCCAAACACCGATGAAGAGCGCTTCCGTGTCAGGGCTGAAGGACATTCCCGAGATCTCCCCAAAGAAATCAATCTCTTGCTCTGTTTCATACCCTTTTGAGACATCGTAGACATGGACAAAGTCAGCCGGCTCAGCCATGGCCATGTACTTCCCATCAGATGTGTAGCGGATGGAACGGACTGCACCAAGCTTACCCCTCAGGACAGCAACGGATTTAGAGAGGTTACGAACGTCCCAAACCCGGCAGGTCTTGTCTTGGTTACCTGTGGAGAATGTGAGACCATCCGGGTGCCATGCCGATGCAAAGGAGAAGTCCAAATGTCCTGCTACCGTTCCCAGTGTCTGTCAGGAAATTTCAAACCGAGTTAGAAGAAAAGTTCCTTTGTTTAAAAGACTTGAAACATAGAGATAGTGTCTCTCTGCATGCACCTTTCCAGTGTTGGGGTCTACGAGAAGGCCCTCGGGGTTGTCTCCCACAATCGTCAATAGTTTACCATCAGGACTCAGAGATGTGTGCtgataataaaaatgtaaaagatgTCAAATCCGTAGGATAGTTATTACTCAAACTTACTGCAACAAAGAAAAAGTCAAGAATCAAGAAACAAGAAGGGGACTTACATTGACTGGCCAAGGAAAGCGAAAATAGTTAACAAGCTGATATCTCTCCATATCAAAATCTCTGAGTCCACAATCATTATTTGAGGCTGTGAAATGAAGCGCACCACTGCAGACAGACAGACGCCAAAAAGGTATGTTAGAAGCTGGAAGTTGGCAAAAGCTACATAGAAGCAAAATAGAGAAGCAAGTACCTGGGTTTGTTATAGATCTCAATAGCATTAGTGATAGCATTATCATCATAAGTTGTCCTCCAGCAAAAGCTCACACCAGGTCTATCAAGATGCTGCATCAATTATCAATGTGGAAAACAGATGAAGTTCCACTTCATCCATGCTTATTCCTAAAAAAACTCTACAGATTACCTTGCATATAATTTCTCCTTGGAATCCGCCAGCAACTAAAAATTTATCTTTCACAGCAAGTGTACTCACTTGAGTCTTTGTAAATCCCTCCAACAAACTTCCAGGATGTTTCTGCAACCCACACAACCACCTGCCATTAGTTGATGTAGATTAACTTTTATAGAAGAATCTGGAAGAAGAACATTCTAACCTCGGAAGGGGAAACATGACCTTGAACATTGAGAACCTCTTGCTTTCGAGATGTCAAAGTAGAATAGTGGTTCACCAAAAAGTTTGACATAAGGTAGACATCTTGCTTAGATGTTGCCCATACCAAATTTCTCAACTACAAATACAAAAGATAAATTGACTTTTTTACTGTAAAATCATTCAATgaatgaagaaagaaaagaaaaggctATGCTCTTGAGTCTTGATGATAAACCTGGAAATGAATAATACTTGATTTGATAGATCTTGAGTTACGCCAGAAGTCATAGAAAAGGGCCCCTTTCTGTGTGACCATGCAATCCTAAGGAGGTGATTAAGCAAATGACAACAGTTTAAGTTGGCAAGAGCATATAAGGGTGAGAAAGAATGAGGGAGGAAGACTTACTTTGGCCGATGAATCACCAGAAGTAGGGACATTTTCATAGTTTCTGTACTGTTCAAGTCTAGTTTGTCTGTATTGGTCTCTGGTAATGATGAGCCTGCCCCAAGGAATGCCCTGGATGTCTTTCCCTTTCCGAGCTTGAGCAGCTGAAGTATCACCTATTTTGTTATTCTGTAACCCCACACAGCATAAGAGTAAGCGAttgcaaagaagaaaaacacTCAACTTCCTATATTAGGCTCTATAACATTTCACTCAATAGGGATTAGAATACTTACAGAGTAGTCAAACTCGTCGACATCAGAGTCCCACGCATCCCCATGAAAATCATCCTCTAAACCGTTATGAGCCTCTTGCATTTGATCACCAACATGGTTCATGTAGGGTGCAGGATCCTCAGGTTGGATATTCGACATTTTTACTGTGTTGGATTATAAAGAGGCACCTGCATATACGTGGAAGATCACCTTTATTTAAAGAAGCTACAAAAGTAGAATCCAGTTGATCAACAATCTCAAAAATAGAGAGTCCTAACAGGTGAAGAACAATGTACAAAAGAGACAGTATCTGAGATTTGAGGAGACCATAATGTATCTGCTTGAGTTGCACTTAAAATCTAGACAATAAATACTCAGAGATCCAACAAGCAAAGCAGCACTAAATAAAGAAAGATC
The Raphanus sativus cultivar WK10039 chromosome 1, ASM80110v3, whole genome shotgun sequence DNA segment above includes these coding regions:
- the LOC108805077 gene encoding photosystem I reaction center subunit V, chloroplastic gives rise to the protein MATSASALLTPATTAAFSHQNPNSISFHGLRPLRLGGSSSALPKLSTTSGRRSSSSAVVKAELSPSVVISLSTGLSLFLGRFVFFNFQRENVAKQVPEQNGKTHFEAGDDRAKEYVSLLKSNDPVGFNIVDVLAWGSIGHIVAYYVLATSSNGYDPSFFG
- the LOC108805062 gene encoding uncharacterized WD repeat-containing protein C2A9.03, with product MSNIQPEDPAPYMNHVGDQMQEAHNGLEDDFHGDAWDSDVDEFDYSNNKIGDTSAAQARKGKDIQGIPWGRLIITRDQYRQTRLEQYRNYENVPTSGDSSAKDCMVTQKGALFYDFWRNSRSIKSSIIHFQLRNLVWATSKQDVYLMSNFLVNHYSTLTSRKQEVLNVQGHVSPSEKHPGSLLEGFTKTQVSTLAVKDKFLVAGGFQGEIICKHLDRPGVSFCWRTTYDDNAITNAIEIYNKPSGALHFTASNNDCGLRDFDMERYQLVNYFRFPWPVNHTSLSPDGKLLTIVGDNPEGLLVDPNTGKTLGTVAGHLDFSFASAWHPDGLTFSTGNQDKTCRVWDVRNLSKSVAVLRGKLGAVRSIRYTSDGKYMAMAEPADFVHVYDVSKGYETEQEIDFFGEISGMSFSPDTEALFIGVWDRTYGSLLEYGRHHNYSYLDSYL